The Deltaproteobacteria bacterium genome window below encodes:
- the rny gene encoding ribonuclease Y — protein sequence MNTNLAVIAALAVIAAALGLYVVFLLLKKRSAEEEARAGAAKADEILQSAKKEAENILKESSLQAKDYQLQVKLDFERETRDRKNEIGQLEKRLLQKEDILDRKTEALETRSQEFGRKEKELSDFSRSLDAKQAALQEDLRKAREDLERIAGISADQAKAELVDMVTEEARLEAGKKIRAMDEEFKEEAAQKARKMISLSVQRYAADYVAEHVVTAVPLPSEEMKGRIIGREGRNIRAFEAATGIDIIIDDTPEAVILSGFNPVRREVARIALTRLVQDGRIHPARIEETVERVTKEVDDLVREAGEQALFDLGLHGIHPEMVKLIGKLKYRTSYGQNIYTHSLEVAFLCGMIASELGLSAKVAKRAGLLHDIGKAVDHEVEGPHALIGADLAKKYGESSRVIHAIAAHHEDESPHDILPILVQAADALSGARPGARREMLANYLKRLEDLERIAKSFSGVEKSYAIQAGREVRIIVDNQKIGDDAATILARDIAKKIEGELSYPGQIRVTVIRETRAVEYAK from the coding sequence TTGAATACCAATCTTGCGGTCATTGCGGCGCTGGCCGTCATCGCGGCGGCGCTCGGGCTGTACGTGGTGTTCCTGTTGCTGAAAAAACGCTCGGCCGAAGAGGAGGCGCGGGCCGGCGCGGCGAAGGCCGACGAAATTCTTCAGAGCGCGAAAAAGGAAGCGGAGAACATCCTCAAGGAATCGTCGCTTCAGGCAAAGGACTACCAGCTCCAGGTCAAGCTGGACTTCGAGCGGGAAACGAGGGACCGGAAGAACGAGATCGGCCAGCTGGAGAAGCGGCTCCTGCAGAAGGAAGACATTCTCGACAGGAAGACGGAAGCGCTGGAAACCCGTTCCCAGGAGTTCGGCAGGAAGGAAAAGGAGCTCTCGGATTTTTCCAGGAGCCTCGATGCGAAGCAGGCGGCGTTGCAGGAAGATCTACGTAAGGCGAGGGAGGACCTGGAGCGGATTGCGGGAATTTCCGCCGATCAGGCGAAGGCCGAGCTGGTAGATATGGTGACGGAGGAGGCGCGCCTCGAGGCCGGCAAGAAGATCCGCGCCATGGACGAGGAATTCAAGGAGGAGGCCGCCCAGAAGGCGAGAAAGATGATCTCCCTCTCCGTGCAGCGGTACGCTGCGGACTACGTGGCGGAGCACGTGGTGACCGCGGTGCCTCTGCCCTCCGAGGAGATGAAGGGAAGGATCATCGGGAGGGAAGGACGCAACATCCGCGCGTTCGAGGCGGCGACGGGAATCGACATCATCATCGACGACACGCCCGAGGCCGTGATCCTGTCCGGCTTCAACCCGGTGCGCAGGGAGGTGGCGCGAATCGCCTTGACGCGCCTCGTCCAGGACGGCCGCATCCACCCTGCGCGGATAGAGGAGACGGTCGAGCGGGTGACCAAGGAGGTCGACGATCTCGTACGCGAGGCGGGAGAGCAGGCCCTGTTCGATCTCGGACTTCACGGGATCCATCCCGAAATGGTCAAACTGATCGGCAAACTGAAATACCGGACGTCCTACGGGCAGAACATTTATACCCATTCGCTCGAAGTGGCGTTCCTCTGCGGGATGATCGCTTCCGAGCTGGGATTGAGCGCGAAAGTCGCCAAGCGCGCTGGGCTGTTGCACGACATCGGGAAGGCGGTGGACCACGAGGTTGAAGGGCCGCACGCCCTCATAGGGGCGGACCTCGCGAAGAAGTACGGCGAATCCAGCCGCGTCATCCATGCCATAGCGGCGCACCACGAGGACGAGTCTCCGCACGACATCCTTCCGATCCTCGTGCAGGCGGCTGACGCACTTTCCGGGGCGCGGCCCGGGGCGCGCCGGGAGATGCTGGCGAATTACCTCAAGCGCCTCGAGGACCTGGAGCGTATCGCGAAATCGTTCTCGGGTGTCGAGAAGTCATACGCCATCCAGGCGGGGCGCGAAGTGCGCATCATCGTCGACAACCAGAAGATCGGCGACGACGCTGCCACGATCCTCGCGCGGGACATCGCAAAGAAGATCGAAGGGGAACTGTCCTACCCCGGCCAGATCCGCGTCACGGTGATCCGCGAGACCCGCGCCGTGGAGTACGCTAAATAG
- a CDS encoding 5-formyltetrahydrofolate cyclo-ligase: protein MSERKAQLRRNARKRSREKTGGEEQAEKSRAAQLHFLSAFPPGPGGKAALYMAVAGEVGTEVIRARYLEGGALLYYPKVMEDGTLLFYPDGGSGGWVRGKYGLLEPRVTKGMSGIRNGLDLVVVPGVAFDPMGRRLGKGYGYYDRFLSGLAGSAVTVGLAFSRQVVPEVPVDPWDVPVDAVVTEDGVIRVERDGAGGQIK from the coding sequence ATGTCAGAGCGGAAAGCGCAGCTTCGCCGCAATGCGCGCAAGCGCAGCCGCGAAAAGACGGGCGGCGAGGAGCAGGCCGAAAAAAGCCGGGCGGCGCAACTGCATTTTCTTTCGGCGTTTCCTCCCGGGCCGGGAGGAAAAGCGGCCCTTTACATGGCCGTCGCCGGAGAAGTGGGAACAGAGGTGATCCGCGCGCGCTATCTCGAAGGGGGAGCGCTGCTTTATTATCCCAAGGTCATGGAAGACGGGACGCTCCTGTTCTATCCGGACGGCGGCAGCGGCGGCTGGGTCCGTGGGAAATATGGGCTTCTGGAGCCGCGCGTTACAAAGGGAATGTCAGGCATACGGAACGGGCTCGACCTGGTGGTCGTCCCCGGGGTCGCGTTCGATCCCATGGGAAGGCGCCTGGGCAAGGGTTACGGATATTACGATCGGTTCCTGTCGGGGCTTGCCGGGAGCGCGGTAACGGTCGGCCTGGCGTTTTCCCGGCAGGTGGTGCCGGAGGTCCCGGTGGATCCTTGGGATGTACCGGTGGATGCGGTCGTAACGGAAGACGGCGTGATCCGCGTTGAAAGGGATGGCGCCGGCGGTCAAATAAAATAG
- a CDS encoding cell division protein ZapA, whose translation MSDRYDVNIAGYTLTVKTDRSADHMARLSELLNERVREVQKSGVTTNYLNVVMLAAMKLADEVLELRGKQDEEKKLLEQKSRDLLDALDSALK comes from the coding sequence ATGAGTGACCGGTATGACGTGAACATCGCCGGGTACACGCTGACCGTTAAGACCGACCGGTCGGCGGACCACATGGCGAGGCTGAGCGAACTCCTGAACGAACGGGTTCGCGAGGTTCAGAAGTCGGGCGTGACGACGAATTACCTGAACGTCGTCATGCTGGCGGCGATGAAATTGGCGGATGAGGTCCTGGAGCTTCGCGGGAAGCAGGACGAAGAGAAGAAGCTTCTGGAGCAGAAGAGCCGGGACCTGCTGGACGCGCTGGACAGCGCGCTGAAGTGA
- the zapB gene encoding cell division protein ZapB: MNIEHIEGRTGKMADESFVLIEKKISDLVGLVSALKGQNAELSAQLEQKKAEAKDLARKVAELTNERNEIRERVEKVLSRLENIEL, translated from the coding sequence ATGAACATCGAGCACATCGAGGGGAGAACCGGGAAAATGGCGGATGAATCGTTCGTCCTTATAGAAAAAAAGATCAGCGATCTCGTCGGGCTGGTGTCTGCGCTAAAGGGGCAGAATGCCGAGTTGTCCGCCCAGCTCGAGCAAAAGAAGGCCGAGGCCAAAGACCTCGCCCGCAAGGTCGCCGAATTGACCAATGAGCGGAACGAGATCCGCGAGCGGGTTGAGAAAGTCCTCTCGCGCCTGGAAAACATTGAGTTGTAA
- a CDS encoding Na/Pi cotransporter family protein has translation MIDTLFLQVIGGAFLLLYGVRITGQGFELSFGARLKSWWGAPGRSRLGGFGAGVAGTALLQSSGAVVTLLVSFAEIAPLPLVQSLSVVLGADLGSTLIVQVLSFRIYRYAFPILSAGVLLYLWGRKTRIHAAGQGLLGIGFILLSLRFLAGAAGEVGQVASLRSLMTDLGGAPLVAFAWGVALSALFQSGTAVMILLIAFVQEGVLPVSAVLPLVLGANVGGSSVAFVAASGLAAEGKRIAWGHVAMKTAGALLFLPFFPYVRDMLASVSPDPSRIVANAHTLFNLTLAVLFFPLAPKIASWLSGIIPEKKEAAPRGKPMYLDREHLPIAGAALGQVAREIMRIADMIQEMHGAALQAIRGADGEALAERIRRMDDDVDELTREIKVFLSALGEGSLDSEQTNRAVAYIAIASDLENIGDFIDKTLGDHVRRMAEREQRFSEEGAKELESFLSEVEAMYREAVSAFVTRDRKAAEIVIARKDTVGRMERDLRLAHIRRLRKGTPESLESSAAHLDILSAWKVIASHCAAIAYSVLQIEEREPNR, from the coding sequence ATGATCGACACCCTTTTTCTCCAGGTGATCGGAGGGGCGTTCCTCCTCCTGTACGGAGTGAGGATCACCGGCCAGGGCTTCGAGCTTTCCTTCGGGGCGCGTCTCAAAAGCTGGTGGGGCGCCCCGGGCAGGAGCCGGCTGGGAGGGTTCGGGGCGGGGGTCGCCGGAACGGCGCTTCTCCAGAGCTCCGGCGCGGTCGTCACGCTCCTCGTATCATTTGCGGAAATCGCTCCGCTGCCGCTTGTCCAGTCGCTTTCCGTCGTGCTCGGAGCCGATCTCGGAAGCACCCTGATCGTCCAGGTGCTCTCGTTCCGGATCTACCGTTACGCCTTTCCGATCCTTTCCGCAGGCGTCCTTTTGTACCTTTGGGGAAGAAAGACCAGGATCCATGCCGCAGGCCAGGGCCTGCTCGGAATCGGGTTCATCCTCCTTTCGCTCCGATTTCTTGCGGGCGCGGCAGGCGAGGTAGGCCAGGTGGCCAGCCTCCGTTCCCTGATGACGGACCTGGGCGGAGCTCCCCTTGTTGCCTTTGCATGGGGAGTGGCCCTGAGCGCGCTGTTCCAGAGCGGCACCGCGGTGATGATCCTGCTGATCGCTTTCGTCCAGGAAGGGGTTCTCCCCGTGTCCGCGGTCCTTCCGCTGGTGCTTGGAGCGAACGTCGGCGGATCGTCGGTTGCGTTCGTCGCCGCCTCCGGGCTGGCCGCCGAGGGGAAGAGGATAGCCTGGGGGCACGTGGCGATGAAGACCGCGGGAGCGCTCCTGTTCCTGCCGTTTTTCCCGTACGTCCGGGATATGCTCGCCTCCGTATCCCCCGATCCCTCCCGGATCGTCGCGAACGCGCACACGCTGTTCAACCTTACGCTCGCAGTTCTCTTTTTCCCGCTGGCGCCGAAAATCGCCTCGTGGCTCTCCGGGATCATTCCGGAAAAGAAGGAGGCGGCTCCCCGGGGAAAGCCGATGTACCTTGACCGGGAGCACCTTCCGATAGCCGGGGCCGCCCTCGGCCAGGTGGCCCGTGAGATCATGCGGATCGCGGACATGATACAGGAAATGCACGGCGCGGCGCTGCAGGCTATCCGCGGTGCGGATGGAGAAGCGCTGGCCGAGCGCATCCGGCGGATGGATGACGACGTGGACGAGCTGACGCGCGAGATCAAGGTGTTCCTGTCGGCGCTTGGGGAAGGCTCCCTCGATTCGGAACAGACGAACCGCGCGGTGGCATATATCGCCATAGCATCCGACCTTGAGAACATCGGCGACTTCATCGACAAGACGCTGGGAGACCATGTGCGCCGGATGGCGGAGAGGGAGCAGCGATTTTCGGAGGAGGGGGCGAAGGAGCTGGAGTCCTTTCTGTCGGAGGTGGAGGCGATGTACCGCGAGGCGGTCTCGGCGTTCGTCACGCGGGACCGGAAGGCTGCCGAAATCGTCATCGCGCGCAAGGATACGGTGGGACGCATGGAACGGGATCTTCGGCTCGCCCACATCCGCAGGCTGAGGAAGGGGACGCCGGAATCGCTCGAGTCCAGCGCCGCCCACCTCGATATCCTTTCGGCATGGAAGGTCATCGCTTCGCATTGCGCGGCGATCGCCTACAGCGTCCTTCAGATAGAAGAGAGGGAACCCAACCGCTGA